The sequence CGAATGGCACCTCCGACGACCCGCACCTCGCCGCCGTCAACGTTCAACAGTTCGAAGACGCGACGGAGCGAAGCAACTTCGAACCAGGGCTCGGCGGCAACGGAGGTCATGCATAGAGCCTTTCATAGAGCATGCGGACGATCCCCGCCGTAATGCCCCATATGTTCCAGTCGCCATAGGGCATGCGATAGAAATGCCGCTCGGCGCCTTGCCAATGACTGCGACCGCGGCCGTGATTGACCGGATCCATCAGGAACGACAGTGGAACTTCGAACACGCTTTCCACCTCCTCCGGATTCGGCACGAGCTCGAAACCGGGCTGAACGACGGCGAGCACCGGGGTGATGCGGAAACCGGACATGGCCATGTAGTGCGGCAGTCGAGCGATCGTTTCGACAAAGCGCGGATCGAGCCCGATCTCCTCCTGCGCCTCGCGA is a genomic window of Sinorhizobium numidicum containing:
- a CDS encoding CoA pyrophosphatase: MSPHPFSADEFRRRALAQAGGPVETAWRDHGDFLLNPGIVPYLETLHLKDAAVLVPVVDDGDDARVIFTQRTSTLRKHSGQIAFPGGAVDPEDRSIEVAALREAQEEIGLDPRFVETIARLPHYMAMSGFRITPVLAVVQPGFELVPNPEEVESVFEVPLSFLMDPVNHGRGRSHWQGAERHFYRMPYGDWNIWGITAGIVRMLYERLYA